A segment of the Dehalococcoidales bacterium genome:
GCGGCACCAGGCTCTTCAATGCGGGTTCGGTAAACCAGTATGTCATGGGTAGACACCTCCTCCCGGGATTCGGCCTACCGGCCGTCTGATAGAGACGGGGACTTGAGTTTAGTACTCTATTGCGGGGTTGTCAAGCACACGAATTGACTCATAATAAAAGTTACCGAAAGTGGTATCGTTGCCTCATAAATAGTGTTACCCAAGAGGAGGACGAGATGACCCGAGGCAGTATACTGGAATATGTTGAAGCGATACGGGGGCGTTACCCTAGCGTCTCCAGGAAGGAGAAGGGAAGGATTCTGGATGAATTCACCAATGTCACTGACCTGCATCGAAAGGCAGCTATTCGGTTATTACGTCGGAGAGGCCAGGCGAAAGTAAATAGAAGGCGTGGGCGGCCACGCTGCTATGGTCATGATGTGGTCAGCGCGTTGAGGGTAGTCTGGGAAGCCACCGACCGCTTGTGCAGTAAACGTCTGTATCCTTTCCTGCCAGAGATTCTAGTGGCCCTGAAGAAGCATGGAGAGATCACCTTAACCCCTGAGGTTGAGACTCAGCTGTGCCGGATTAGCCCATCGAGTATCGACCGACTATTACATCCTTACCGTCGCCTGGGAGGTCGGCGTCCCTTTGCCACCACGAAAAGAGGGAGTCTGCTCAAGAGGTCTATCCCCATACGTACCTTCGCTGATTGGGAAGAAGACACTCCCGGCTTCCTGGAGATAGACCTGGTGGCTCACTGTGGAGACAGTCCTGATGGTTTGTTTCTGACTACGCTCACTGCAGTAGATGTGGCCAGTGGCTGGTCGGAGTGTATGGGTGTCTGGGGTAAAGGCCAGCAGCGAGTCAGGTCTGCCATTCACAGGGTACGACAACGGCTGCCATTCCCTCTGCTGGGGCTGGACTCTGATAATGGCAGCGAGTTCATTAACCACTACCTGTTCAACTACTGCCAGGAGGAAGAGATCACCTTCACTCGTTCCCGTTCCTACAAGAAGAACGACAGTTGCCATGTCGAACAGAAGAACTGGTCCGTGGTGAGACGGCTCATTGGCTACGACCGTTATGACTCCAGAACTGCTCTTGAGGCGCTCAACCGTGTCTATGACCTGACCCGTCTG
Coding sequences within it:
- a CDS encoding ISNCY family transposase → MTRGSILEYVEAIRGRYPSVSRKEKGRILDEFTNVTDLHRKAAIRLLRRRGQAKVNRRRGRPRCYGHDVVSALRVVWEATDRLCSKRLYPFLPEILVALKKHGEITLTPEVETQLCRISPSSIDRLLHPYRRLGGRRPFATTKRGSLLKRSIPIRTFADWEEDTPGFLEIDLVAHCGDSPDGLFLTTLTAVDVASGWSECMGVWGKGQQRVRSAIHRVRQRLPFPLLGLDSDNGSEFINHYLFNYCQEEEITFTRSRSYKKNDSCHVEQKNWSVVRRLIGYDRYDSRTALEALNRVYDLTRLYVNFFQPVMKLVHKSRHGARVHKFYDTAQTPYRRLLSADILTEVKRQELAATYHRLNPALLRRQINENLERLWDMARYPATQPVKGKTKEASVTGIMRQPLSVR